In Leptospira sp. WS58.C1, a single genomic region encodes these proteins:
- a CDS encoding adenylate/guanylate cyclase domain-containing protein: protein MPSSTKYIPFGPNGAVAFWAKATDKIQNQDEIRAWADLGIKTVVCVFSEKGSSLVTELEEVLHAGEWKLFALEIPPGPETNESVFFSAWKLISAAGKSNILFLIPEEVEERWEVILSKMVISSYPHIASGELGAWFPSLQGEAETRFLGEFKSYATRKKAPKEIPDPTRGEFSIFLKELPLAISGIELGVFKNGHKDSNGKKKVPKFQEAENFRTLESKPVISFDTVFSDEKQESGTKSPVSEEPKVTAVTSEKKNIPKKESTPTPSPESADLATSAKFPLQLKLMAVISLLLTVTVSTVILYASSEFKKNYEIRVLETNFSLVNILGIKVKSDLKDIRDKGKTLTEKLLDPKGPGAYADLFFRNEPDFLLAGIYSAEGDKLKKRTILYNDSYLEGISSNREELDAAVSQKESYFLKTIQSGGRIDNLTPNFKEPTFSISVYDSQSKSILLYIIRAERLLAVFQKQDINVPFLVNGDGDLIAHHDLQLLASQTNWADLPIFETMLSSVREDSQQTRYEDSTKTRYYGSYQKLGFGGAGVIVSVPEEKVFEMVYRIQTKNLLIMAIALCIALIIVFFLARTITIPVLKLLTATVEIAKGNFRIGIKSSTKDEIGVLTDYFVSMGKGLEEREKVKDALGRFVNKEIAEMVLNKELTLGGERKMCAIFFSDIRSFTSISEKLQPEEVVEFLNEYMTEMVRCVNDTHGIVDKFIGDAIMATWGAVRSSDQDAENAVNGALLMRAALIKFNEGRGGDKKPIIRIGCGINFGPVIAGQIGSEERLEYTVIGDAVNLASRVEALNKPFGTDILITQDLLDHVRDIFAVEKMQSIKVKGKEEPQTIYAVLGRKDDVDRPKDLSELRKKLGIEYESKKKTKTGDEEEELKYEILD from the coding sequence ATGCCATCATCTACAAAATATATTCCCTTCGGACCAAACGGTGCCGTCGCCTTCTGGGCCAAAGCAACTGATAAGATCCAGAACCAGGACGAAATTCGCGCCTGGGCGGACCTAGGGATCAAAACTGTAGTCTGTGTATTCTCGGAAAAAGGTTCTTCTCTCGTTACAGAGTTGGAAGAAGTCCTACATGCGGGAGAGTGGAAACTTTTTGCTTTAGAGATCCCTCCCGGACCGGAAACGAACGAGTCCGTATTTTTCTCCGCGTGGAAATTAATTTCTGCTGCTGGAAAATCCAATATCTTATTTTTGATCCCGGAAGAAGTGGAAGAAAGATGGGAAGTTATACTTTCCAAAATGGTAATTTCTTCCTATCCTCATATCGCCTCAGGAGAGTTAGGCGCATGGTTCCCAAGCTTACAAGGAGAAGCGGAAACTCGATTTTTAGGAGAATTCAAATCCTATGCTACCCGCAAAAAGGCACCCAAAGAGATCCCTGATCCTACAAGAGGGGAATTTTCCATATTTTTAAAGGAACTTCCTTTGGCTATTTCCGGAATCGAACTTGGGGTTTTCAAAAACGGCCATAAGGACTCCAACGGAAAGAAGAAGGTCCCAAAATTCCAAGAAGCGGAGAATTTCCGCACCTTGGAAAGTAAACCGGTTATTTCATTCGACACCGTATTCTCGGATGAAAAACAGGAATCAGGGACAAAATCACCCGTATCGGAAGAGCCGAAAGTTACCGCAGTAACATCAGAAAAAAAGAATATTCCAAAAAAGGAATCCACTCCTACCCCATCTCCTGAGAGTGCGGATCTGGCAACGAGTGCGAAATTCCCTCTTCAATTAAAATTAATGGCAGTTATATCACTGCTCCTCACCGTTACGGTTTCCACCGTCATTTTATACGCGTCCAGTGAATTTAAAAAGAACTACGAGATAAGAGTATTAGAGACCAATTTTTCTTTGGTAAATATTTTAGGGATCAAAGTAAAATCGGATCTTAAGGATATTCGTGACAAAGGTAAAACTCTTACGGAAAAACTTTTGGACCCGAAGGGTCCTGGCGCTTATGCCGATCTTTTCTTTCGGAACGAACCGGATTTTCTTTTGGCCGGGATTTATTCCGCAGAAGGAGACAAACTCAAAAAAAGAACGATATTGTACAACGATTCATATTTAGAAGGGATCTCTTCCAATAGGGAAGAATTGGATGCGGCGGTTTCCCAAAAAGAATCTTATTTTTTAAAAACCATCCAGTCGGGAGGAAGGATAGACAATCTCACTCCTAATTTTAAGGAACCTACGTTTTCCATTTCAGTCTACGATTCGCAGAGTAAGTCGATCCTACTTTATATCATCCGAGCGGAAAGACTTTTAGCCGTATTTCAGAAACAAGATATTAACGTCCCATTCTTAGTCAATGGAGACGGGGACCTGATCGCACATCATGATCTCCAACTTCTTGCCTCTCAGACAAATTGGGCGGACTTGCCTATTTTCGAAACAATGCTTTCTTCCGTAAGAGAGGATAGCCAACAAACAAGGTACGAGGATTCCACCAAGACTAGATATTACGGGTCCTACCAAAAATTAGGTTTTGGCGGAGCCGGAGTGATCGTCTCGGTCCCTGAAGAAAAAGTTTTCGAAATGGTGTACCGGATCCAGACCAAAAACCTTCTTATCATGGCGATCGCACTTTGTATCGCACTTATCATCGTATTCTTCTTAGCGAGAACAATTACCATTCCTGTTTTAAAACTTCTGACCGCTACGGTAGAGATCGCAAAAGGAAATTTCAGGATCGGGATCAAGTCCAGTACAAAGGACGAGATCGGCGTTTTAACCGATTATTTCGTGAGTATGGGAAAAGGTCTGGAAGAAAGGGAGAAGGTAAAAGACGCACTCGGCCGTTTCGTAAACAAAGAGATCGCCGAAATGGTTTTAAACAAGGAACTTACCTTAGGTGGAGAAAGAAAGATGTGTGCGATCTTCTTCTCGGATATACGATCTTTTACCTCCATATCGGAAAAACTACAACCGGAAGAAGTGGTTGAATTTTTAAACGAGTACATGACCGAGATGGTACGTTGTGTGAACGATACACACGGTATTGTGGATAAGTTTATCGGAGATGCGATCATGGCTACTTGGGGAGCCGTCCGTTCCTCCGACCAAGACGCGGAGAATGCAGTGAACGGAGCCCTTCTCATGAGAGCCGCGCTAATCAAGTTCAATGAAGGACGGGGGGGAGATAAAAAGCCGATTATACGGATCGGTTGTGGTATCAATTTCGGACCGGTGATCGCAGGTCAGATCGGTTCCGAGGAAAGATTGGAATATACAGTGATCGGAGATGCAGTGAACCTCGCCTCTCGTGTAGAAGCTTTAAACAAACCTTTCGGTACGGATATTCTGATTACACAAGATCTACTCGATCATGTAAGAGATATTTTTGCGGTCGAAAAAATGCAATCCATCAAGGTGAAGGGAAAGGAAGAACCCCAAACCATTTATGCGGTCCTAGGAAGAAAAGACGATGTGGATCGTCCGAAGGACCTAAGCGAGCTAAGAAAAAAGCTCGGAATAGAATACGAATCCAAGAAAAAAACTAAAACAGGAGATGAGGAAGAGGAATTAAAGTATGAAATACTTGACTGA
- a CDS encoding histidine kinase dimerization/phosphoacceptor domain -containing protein, which translates to MNAKVMSVRMKQILIVEDNEDDSRLFEIFLKEADPSGIRLKHSPTVADALEILNESGEEIDCILLDLTLPDSFGLDGFEAIKKSFPKIPIVICSGTQDETVAMEALQSGGQDYLIKGKFDSYLLFRSIIYAIERQDMLTKLEEQAFLIKENEKKYRLIFEHNPHPIVLYSYDCESILDLNQEAERIYGFDREELLRMKFSDLFMGTSSGEQRQYLALHNGKNIPETHIHRSKEGTPLLMEITSYKFRLEGKESVLAILVDMTKWKQSEDNLIQSLRDKEALLQEIHHRVKNNLQIMASLLNLQANYAKNKEVTRELRDTESRIYSMSLVHNELYNSKNLAEIGLGSYVDKLLDNLWNVYGIGSEIGRIVDVGNLSLAVEKALPIGMIINEIATNSIKYAYSEKKQGQFYITAKSRNGIFYLEVGDDGKGIPDYPQIEAKETLGLQLIRILSKQLKAKLDINTAAPGTRFQIEFAY; encoded by the coding sequence ATGAATGCAAAAGTTATGTCCGTCAGGATGAAACAAATATTAATAGTGGAGGACAACGAAGACGATTCTCGTTTGTTCGAAATTTTCTTAAAAGAAGCGGATCCTTCCGGAATTCGTTTGAAACATTCTCCGACAGTGGCGGACGCATTGGAGATACTAAATGAATCGGGAGAAGAGATAGATTGTATTCTTCTGGATCTTACCCTGCCTGATAGTTTTGGTTTAGACGGTTTCGAGGCTATTAAAAAATCCTTTCCAAAGATTCCTATCGTGATCTGTTCCGGGACCCAAGACGAAACTGTCGCCATGGAGGCATTACAATCGGGAGGTCAGGATTATCTCATTAAGGGAAAATTCGATTCTTATCTTCTTTTTAGATCCATCATATACGCGATCGAAAGACAGGACATGTTGACCAAGCTGGAAGAGCAGGCATTCCTCATTAAAGAGAATGAAAAAAAATACAGACTGATCTTCGAACATAATCCGCATCCAATCGTTTTATACAGTTATGATTGTGAAAGTATTTTGGATCTAAACCAGGAAGCGGAAAGAATTTACGGATTTGATCGGGAAGAACTACTTCGTATGAAATTTTCGGATCTATTTATGGGTACTTCTTCCGGTGAACAAAGACAGTATCTCGCCTTGCATAACGGTAAAAATATTCCGGAAACACATATTCATAGATCCAAGGAGGGAACTCCACTCCTAATGGAGATCACTTCCTATAAATTCCGATTAGAGGGAAAAGAATCTGTTCTCGCGATCCTTGTGGACATGACAAAATGGAAACAGTCGGAAGATAATCTAATACAATCTCTGAGAGATAAGGAAGCGCTTCTTCAGGAGATCCATCATAGGGTCAAAAATAATCTACAGATCATGGCGAGTCTTCTAAATTTGCAGGCAAATTATGCTAAGAACAAGGAAGTCACCAGGGAACTTAGGGATACGGAGAGTAGGATATACTCCATGTCCTTGGTTCATAATGAACTTTATAATTCCAAAAACCTGGCAGAGATCGGTCTCGGTTCTTATGTGGATAAGTTATTGGATAATCTTTGGAATGTATACGGGATAGGTTCGGAGATCGGTAGGATCGTTGACGTAGGGAACTTAAGTTTAGCAGTCGAAAAGGCGCTTCCCATCGGAATGATAATCAATGAGATCGCTACAAATTCCATTAAGTATGCCTATTCTGAAAAAAAACAGGGACAGTTTTATATTACAGCGAAATCCCGAAATGGGATTTTCTATTTGGAAGTGGGGGACGATGGAAAGGGGATCCCGGATTATCCACAGATAGAAGCCAAAGAAACCTTAGGATTACAATTGATACGGATCTTATCCAAACAGTTGAAGGCAAAATTGGACATCAATACTGCAGCTCCGGGAACCCGATTCCAGATCGAGTTTGCGTATTAA
- a CDS encoding peptidylprolyl isomerase, translated as MATAKFTTNRGTFSVLLEDEKAPITAGNFIQLAQKGFYNGLVFHRIIANFMIQGGCPQGTGTGGPGYKIQDEFHPDLKNKKYTISMANAGPNTGGSQFFINVRDNLYLDNRHAVFGHVSEGEDIVQSISETPTAPGDRPLQPVVIEKIEII; from the coding sequence ATGGCAACTGCTAAGTTTACCACCAATCGGGGGACATTCTCCGTTTTATTGGAAGATGAGAAGGCTCCGATCACAGCCGGGAATTTCATCCAACTCGCCCAAAAAGGCTTTTATAATGGTTTGGTCTTTCACAGAATTATTGCAAATTTTATGATCCAAGGCGGTTGCCCACAGGGAACCGGAACTGGTGGACCGGGGTATAAGATCCAAGATGAGTTTCATCCGGATCTCAAGAATAAGAAGTATACTATCTCTATGGCCAATGCCGGTCCAAATACCGGAGGTTCTCAGTTTTTCATCAACGTGAGAGACAACCTTTATCTGGACAATCGTCATGCCGTTTTCGGACATGTCTCGGAGGGAGAAGATATTGTCCAAAGTATCTCCGAAACTCCTACAGCTCCGGGGGATCGTCCTCTCCAGCCTGTGGTGATTGAGAAGATAGAGATCATCTGA
- a CDS encoding response regulator: MNSSSKQYFDILLVEDNPADVRLTIEALNDLKSDKRLFVAKDGEEAIDFVRGEGDFVGAKRPDLILLDLNLPKKNGLEVLEELKSDPEYKSIPVVVLTTSGSERDIIATYNLHANSYIQKPVEYDNFLEAMDTLRIYWFKTSRLPPR, from the coding sequence ATGAATTCTTCTTCTAAACAATATTTTGATATTCTACTTGTAGAGGACAATCCGGCGGATGTTCGGCTCACGATAGAGGCTTTAAACGACTTGAAATCGGATAAAAGATTATTCGTCGCAAAAGACGGAGAGGAAGCGATCGATTTCGTAAGGGGAGAGGGGGATTTCGTGGGAGCAAAACGCCCAGATCTCATCCTACTAGATCTGAACCTTCCTAAAAAGAACGGCTTGGAAGTTTTGGAAGAACTCAAATCGGATCCTGAATATAAAAGTATACCCGTTGTCGTTTTGACTACTTCAGGATCGGAAAGGGACATTATTGCCACATACAATTTACATGCGAACTCATATATACAGAAACCGGTGGAATACGATAATTTTTTGGAAGCAATGGATACATTACGTATCTATTGGTTCAAAACTTCAAGGTTGCCTCCGAGATGA
- a CDS encoding PAS domain S-box protein has protein sequence MGLPSPIFSDSSPENHKSLLDYILSNSPIVLFSADETGLMNFASGKALDMLGLDSSAFIGTNFVQHQWNAEIREEDGTVRSLEQTEALKLVLSGREISAETVFLGRHFAVRISPAMGEDGKVKGLVGVSLDITDRKIAEDILEKRTVDFQTLIGVLPVVVFSISPEGRIILADGKGLERLKINPKEVVGKTIFERAQNQPEVLEAFSQALKGEESIYHTEINGLLLETRMYPRLSRSGRIQEILGIVYDISDRMEYEKKIKQNEEKYRSLFQNNPQIMFVFDRSSLQILAVNRTAILAYGYSEEEFIGKSIADLRPEEDRPHLFEAIRNLKEGLNSFPEMRHLKKDGDMMYLDIVSSPIRFQNTDAVLVSGTDVSERVRVTRENRFNLEVISQVNDAIIALDGDMNVTYCNDYAAKMYEVDAGECLGKHYTTLFKEDWISEENYQAAMQDWENLGASKRELIHTLRSGKKITIESNFKKINAEGYLVPGLIMVNRDISEKIESRRSLEEALQGLAKTNKELEQFAYIASHDLQEPLRTIASYLQLLERKFSEEIKPEMREFIQVSVEAAKRQQGLIESLLSYSRIGSDSVKKSKGDANRILDEVRKDLSSVIQETNTDLVLEGPFPEVYADQDQIRRLFSNLISNGIKFRSPNRDPEIHIKVKHVPGANVFSVSDNGIGMDSKYFDRIFIIFQKLHTRSEYPGTGIGLSICKKIVENHGGKIWVQSSPGHGSEFFFTLPEV, from the coding sequence ATGGGTTTACCTTCTCCTATTTTTTCAGACTCAAGCCCGGAAAATCACAAATCCTTATTAGATTACATCCTTTCCAATTCTCCTATCGTATTGTTTTCCGCGGATGAAACCGGGCTTATGAATTTTGCCTCAGGCAAAGCCTTAGACATGCTTGGTCTGGATTCGAGCGCATTCATAGGAACTAACTTCGTACAACATCAATGGAACGCGGAAATCAGGGAAGAAGACGGTACCGTTCGTAGCCTGGAACAGACAGAGGCATTAAAACTTGTACTTTCCGGAAGAGAGATCAGTGCGGAGACCGTTTTTTTAGGAAGGCATTTTGCCGTACGGATCTCTCCTGCAATGGGGGAGGACGGAAAAGTGAAAGGGCTGGTCGGAGTTTCCCTGGACATAACGGATCGAAAGATTGCCGAAGATATATTAGAAAAACGTACTGTAGATTTTCAGACTTTGATAGGAGTTTTACCCGTAGTCGTATTTTCCATCTCTCCGGAAGGAAGGATCATACTCGCGGATGGAAAGGGTTTGGAGAGGTTGAAGATCAATCCGAAGGAAGTGGTTGGAAAGACCATTTTTGAAAGGGCTCAAAATCAACCGGAAGTTTTAGAAGCATTCTCCCAGGCATTGAAAGGGGAAGAAAGTATCTATCATACTGAAATTAACGGCCTTCTTCTGGAAACGAGGATGTATCCTCGGTTATCAAGAAGCGGTCGGATTCAGGAAATATTAGGAATTGTTTATGATATTTCGGATAGGATGGAATACGAGAAGAAGATCAAACAGAATGAAGAAAAATACAGGAGTTTATTCCAGAACAATCCCCAGATCATGTTCGTATTCGATAGATCCTCTCTTCAGATCCTTGCCGTGAATCGTACGGCTATACTTGCCTACGGATATTCCGAAGAGGAGTTTATCGGTAAATCGATAGCGGATCTTAGACCGGAGGAAGATCGTCCCCATTTATTCGAAGCGATCCGAAATCTAAAGGAAGGTCTTAATTCTTTTCCGGAAATGAGACATTTAAAAAAAGACGGCGACATGATGTATCTTGATATCGTCTCTTCTCCCATCCGTTTTCAGAATACGGATGCGGTTTTGGTTTCGGGTACCGATGTTTCCGAAAGGGTCAGGGTCACGAGAGAAAACCGGTTTAATTTGGAAGTCATCTCCCAGGTTAACGATGCGATCATCGCCCTAGACGGCGATATGAACGTCACTTATTGTAATGATTATGCGGCTAAAATGTACGAAGTGGATGCGGGGGAATGTTTAGGAAAACATTATACTACTCTTTTTAAGGAAGATTGGATCTCCGAAGAAAACTACCAGGCCGCTATGCAGGATTGGGAAAATTTAGGAGCCTCTAAAAGGGAACTGATCCATACTTTAAGATCCGGTAAAAAGATCACGATCGAAAGTAATTTCAAAAAAATTAATGCGGAAGGTTATTTGGTCCCGGGTCTCATTATGGTTAATCGGGACATTTCTGAAAAAATAGAATCCAGAAGATCTTTGGAAGAAGCGCTACAAGGTCTCGCAAAAACCAACAAAGAACTGGAACAATTCGCTTATATCGCTTCTCACGATCTACAGGAGCCTCTTCGGACAATCGCTAGTTATCTGCAACTGTTGGAGAGAAAATTCTCGGAAGAGATCAAACCGGAGATGAGAGAATTTATCCAAGTATCGGTGGAAGCCGCTAAAAGGCAACAAGGGTTGATCGAAAGTCTTTTGAGTTACTCCAGGATCGGTTCCGATTCCGTAAAAAAATCCAAAGGAGATGCGAACCGGATCCTGGACGAGGTTAGAAAGGATCTTTCTTCGGTTATACAAGAAACCAATACGGATCTGGTTTTGGAAGGTCCGTTTCCGGAAGTGTATGCGGATCAGGATCAGATCAGACGTTTGTTCAGCAATCTTATCTCAAACGGGATCAAATTCCGTTCCCCGAATAGGGATCCGGAGATCCATATTAAGGTAAAACATGTTCCAGGCGCAAACGTGTTTTCGGTTTCGGACAACGGAATAGGCATGGATTCCAAATACTTTGATCGTATTTTTATTATATTCCAAAAATTACATACTAGATCCGAATATCCGGGAACAGGGATCGGTTTGTCCATTTGTAAAAAGATCGTGGAAAATCACGGTGGAAAAATTTGGGTCCAGTCTTCCCCGGGACATGGATCCGAATTCTTTTTTACCCTGCCAGAGGTTTGA